Proteins from a single region of Ensifer adhaerens:
- a CDS encoding DUF1127 domain-containing protein — protein sequence MNHIPIPLSRHQAPRVREQHSMPLRTGLATLGGAVAAWDRRVRFRRDLEQTSKNDPHLIADIGLTEPQVEIESAKRFWQA from the coding sequence ATGAACCACATTCCCATTCCTCTATCCCGGCATCAGGCGCCACGCGTGCGAGAACAGCACTCGATGCCTTTGCGCACCGGCCTTGCAACGCTCGGAGGCGCTGTCGCGGCCTGGGACAGGAGGGTCCGCTTTCGCCGGGATCTCGAACAAACCTCGAAGAACGACCCGCATTTGATCGCCGATATCGGCCTCACAGAACCGCAGGTCGAGATCGAAAGCGCCAAACGTTTCTGGCAGGCATGA